Proteins encoded by one window of Martelella endophytica:
- a CDS encoding TetR/AcrR family transcriptional regulator → MSRKPFRRAGDAERRADLIEAMLDCIAEGGLQHATVREVAERAGVSGGLIRHYFETKEQLLHAAYQQTMGEMLAIGEAVGDGTEITAQRRLRDFVVACLTPPMIDARRLSLWAAFVAMARIDPAMGAIHRENYLAYRALIERLLAEAYAETGERQTAAELTRRAIEINAVLDGLWLEGSLAGDLFENDELLKAGLHAVETLAGVRLAEV, encoded by the coding sequence ATGAGCCGCAAGCCCTTCCGTCGCGCAGGTGATGCCGAACGGCGCGCCGACCTGATCGAGGCAATGCTCGATTGCATCGCCGAGGGCGGGCTCCAGCATGCGACGGTGAGGGAGGTGGCGGAGCGGGCCGGCGTCAGCGGCGGCCTCATCCGCCACTATTTCGAAACCAAGGAGCAGCTTCTCCATGCCGCCTATCAGCAGACGATGGGCGAGATGCTGGCGATTGGCGAGGCTGTCGGCGACGGCACGGAGATCACCGCCCAACGGCGGCTTCGCGATTTCGTCGTCGCCTGCCTGACGCCGCCGATGATCGATGCCCGGCGGCTTTCGCTGTGGGCGGCCTTTGTCGCCATGGCGCGAATCGATCCCGCCATGGGCGCGATCCACCGCGAGAATTACCTCGCCTACCGGGCGCTGATCGAGCGCCTGCTCGCCGAGGCCTATGCCGAAACGGGCGAGCGACAGACGGCGGCCGAACTGACCCGGCGCGCGATTGAAATCAACGCCGTTCTCGACGGGCTCTGGCTTGAGGGCTCGCTCGCCGGCGACCTTTTTGAAAACGATGAATTGCTGAAGGCGGGCCTGCATGCGGTGGAAACGCTTGCCGGCGTTCGCCTTGCGGAGGTTTGA
- a CDS encoding dimethylarginine dimethylaminohydrolase family protein translates to MSFGAQTMAEPIRRVMMRRPGKSLADADPAVWHYGKTFDAARAAAQYDVFAGLVAKSGAEILWYADEGDGLADAMFTHDPSLVSDHGAILLNMGKPLRRDEVAGHEAVYAAAGVPILGRLSGTGTVEGGDCVWVDEKTLAIGRGVRSNAEGIAQVRALLAPHGINVLSFDLPLWQGEEACLHLMSVISPLADKLALVYAPLLPAPFYQLLKARGYTLVEAPDDEFMASNGLNLNVLPTKPFDVIAVAGFDKTRAAMEEAGCTVSTFEADALCIACEGGPTCLTRPILRG, encoded by the coding sequence ATGAGTTTCGGGGCCCAGACGATGGCGGAGCCGATCCGGCGGGTGATGATGCGCAGGCCGGGCAAAAGCCTTGCCGATGCCGACCCAGCCGTCTGGCACTATGGCAAGACCTTCGATGCCGCGCGTGCAGCCGCACAATACGATGTCTTCGCCGGGCTGGTGGCGAAATCGGGCGCCGAGATTCTCTGGTACGCAGATGAAGGCGATGGCCTGGCGGATGCGATGTTTACCCACGATCCGTCGCTGGTGAGCGACCATGGCGCGATCCTGCTCAACATGGGCAAGCCGCTCCGCCGCGATGAAGTCGCCGGCCATGAGGCCGTCTATGCCGCCGCCGGCGTGCCGATTCTCGGCCGGCTTTCCGGCACGGGGACGGTCGAGGGCGGCGACTGCGTCTGGGTGGACGAGAAGACGCTCGCCATCGGTCGCGGTGTCAGGAGCAATGCGGAAGGTATCGCCCAGGTCCGCGCACTGCTCGCGCCGCATGGCATTAACGTCCTGTCCTTCGACCTGCCGCTGTGGCAGGGCGAGGAAGCCTGCCTGCATCTGATGAGCGTGATCTCGCCGCTTGCCGACAAGCTGGCGCTGGTTTACGCGCCGCTCCTGCCGGCGCCGTTCTATCAATTGCTGAAGGCGCGCGGTTACACGCTGGTCGAAGCTCCTGACGATGAGTTCATGGCCTCCAACGGTCTAAACCTCAACGTCCTGCCGACAAAGCCCTTCGACGTCATCGCCGTTGCCGGCTTCGACAAGACCAGAGCGGCGATGGAAGAGGCCGGCTGCACGGTTTCAACCTTCGAGGCTGATGCGCTCTGCATTGCCTGCGAGGGCGGGCCGACCTGCCTCACCCGGCCGATTTTGCGAGGTTGA
- a CDS encoding ABC transporter ATP-binding protein, which translates to MKAENIAGDALEAVTVDELHKSFGDFEVLKGVSLSARQGEVIAIIGGSGSGKSTLLRCINMLEWPTRGRVRVHGEEIALKSDGHGGLMPADRKQIQRIRTRLAMVFQSFNLWQHMTLMQNVIEVPVHVLGVKRDEAIAEAETLLKRVGLYEKREAYPAFLSGGQQQRAAIARALAMKPEAMLFDEPTSALDPELVGEVLTVIRDLAEEGRTMLLVTHEMNFAREVASEIVFLHDGRVEEQGEPQTVFDNPQSERLKKFISTVQ; encoded by the coding sequence ATGAAGGCTGAAAACATTGCGGGTGACGCCCTGGAAGCTGTCACCGTCGACGAACTCCATAAATCTTTTGGCGATTTCGAGGTGCTGAAGGGTGTGTCGCTGTCCGCCCGCCAGGGCGAGGTGATCGCGATCATCGGCGGCTCCGGCTCCGGCAAGTCCACGCTTTTGCGTTGCATCAACATGCTGGAATGGCCGACCCGCGGCCGTGTGCGCGTTCATGGCGAGGAGATCGCCCTGAAGTCCGATGGACACGGCGGGCTGATGCCGGCCGACCGCAAGCAGATCCAGCGCATCCGCACCCGTCTTGCCATGGTGTTCCAGAGCTTCAATCTCTGGCAGCACATGACGCTGATGCAGAATGTCATTGAAGTGCCGGTGCATGTTCTCGGCGTCAAACGCGACGAGGCAATCGCCGAGGCAGAGACGCTGCTGAAGCGGGTCGGGCTTTATGAAAAGCGCGAGGCCTATCCGGCCTTTCTCTCCGGCGGTCAGCAGCAACGCGCAGCCATTGCCCGGGCGCTGGCGATGAAGCCGGAGGCCATGCTGTTCGACGAGCCGACCTCGGCGCTCGATCCGGAACTCGTCGGCGAGGTGCTGACCGTGATCCGCGATCTCGCCGAAGAAGGCCGCACCATGCTGCTCGTCACCCACGAGATGAATTTCGCCCGCGAAGTGGCAAGCGAGATCGTGTTCCTGCACGATGGCCGCGTCGAGGAGCAGGGGGAGCCGCAAACCGTTTTCGACAACCCGCAATCGGAACGCCTGAAGAAGTTCATCAGCACGGTTCAGTAA
- a CDS encoding transporter substrate-binding domain-containing protein — MKTFKSAMIGAAALASLMAAGSAAAETVKVGVAAEPYPPFTVPDASGNWSGWEIDFMNAICAEAELDCVVTPIAWDGIIPALTAGKIDAIMSSMSITPEREKEIAFSNKYYSTPGAIVTEAGSGITPTNESLSGKVLGVQVSTTNQDYAEKHFPDAELKTYQTQDEVNQDLYAGRIDAEIADLVTLQPFLESDDGKACCEMVGTVPEDVEIYGPGIGIGLRQDDTALKDKFNAAIAAVRENGTYEEISKKYFDFDIYGD, encoded by the coding sequence ATGAAGACATTCAAATCCGCAATGATCGGCGCAGCCGCGCTTGCATCGCTGATGGCCGCCGGCAGTGCTGCCGCCGAAACCGTCAAGGTCGGCGTCGCCGCCGAGCCCTACCCGCCCTTCACCGTCCCAGACGCTTCCGGCAACTGGAGCGGATGGGAAATCGACTTCATGAACGCCATCTGCGCCGAAGCCGAACTCGACTGCGTCGTCACCCCGATCGCCTGGGACGGCATCATCCCGGCACTGACGGCGGGCAAGATCGATGCGATCATGTCGTCGATGTCGATCACGCCGGAGCGCGAGAAGGAAATCGCCTTCTCCAACAAGTACTACAGCACCCCCGGCGCGATCGTGACCGAAGCCGGTTCGGGCATCACGCCGACCAACGAATCGCTCTCCGGCAAGGTTCTCGGCGTCCAGGTCTCGACCACCAATCAGGATTATGCCGAAAAGCACTTCCCCGATGCCGAGCTGAAGACCTACCAGACGCAGGATGAGGTCAACCAGGATCTCTATGCCGGTCGCATCGACGCCGAGATCGCCGACCTCGTGACGCTGCAGCCGTTCCTCGAAAGCGATGACGGCAAGGCCTGCTGCGAAATGGTTGGCACCGTTCCGGAAGATGTCGAAATCTACGGCCCCGGCATCGGCATCGGCCTGCGTCAGGATGACACCGCGCTGAAGGACAAGTTCAACGCCGCCATCGCCGCCGTCCGCGAAAACGGCACCTATGAGGAGATCTCGAAGAAGTACTTCGACTTCGATATCTACGGCGATTGA
- a CDS encoding ABC transporter permease has translation MNWELLALSPPGWGGVLLKGLVTSLEVAAGGFAVGQVIGIFGAAGKLYGGPVIKDLLEIYTTVVRAIPELVLIVLLYYAGTASLNNLMGALGFSSVDISGMLAGIIVIGLVQGAYSTEVLRGAILAIPHGQIEAARAYGMPPAMVMRRITLPAMLPHAIPGLANLWLVTTKDTALLAVVGFTELTLATRQAAGVTHEYFLFFSAAGVLYLAVTLVSNVLLAILERRVSRGTVRRKA, from the coding sequence ATGAACTGGGAATTGCTGGCCTTGTCGCCGCCCGGCTGGGGCGGAGTGCTGCTGAAGGGGCTCGTCACCTCGCTTGAGGTCGCCGCCGGCGGCTTCGCGGTTGGCCAGGTCATCGGCATATTCGGCGCGGCAGGCAAGCTCTATGGTGGGCCGGTGATCAAGGACCTCCTTGAAATCTACACGACCGTCGTGCGCGCCATCCCCGAACTGGTGCTGATCGTGCTGCTCTATTATGCCGGCACCGCCTCGCTCAACAACCTGATGGGCGCGCTCGGCTTTTCCTCGGTCGACATCTCCGGCATGCTCGCCGGCATCATCGTCATCGGACTGGTGCAAGGCGCCTATTCCACCGAGGTGCTGCGCGGCGCGATCCTCGCCATTCCGCATGGCCAGATCGAGGCGGCCCGCGCCTATGGCATGCCGCCCGCCATGGTGATGCGCCGCATCACGCTGCCGGCGATGCTGCCGCACGCAATCCCCGGTCTCGCCAATCTCTGGCTGGTGACCACCAAGGATACTGCGCTTCTGGCCGTCGTCGGCTTTACCGAGTTGACGCTTGCGACCCGGCAGGCCGCCGGCGTCACGCATGAGTATTTCCTGTTCTTCTCGGCAGCCGGCGTCCTCTACCTCGCCGTCACGCTGGTCTCCAACGTGCTGCTCGCCATTCTCGAACGCCGCGTCAGCCGCGGCACGGTCAGGAGGAAGGCATGA
- a CDS encoding ABC transporter permease — protein sequence MSDNSRLDDLAELETPPPLPRLSALLRPHRLVIIAVAVALLVLMAVKMRWDWLPEYAGMLVTGLWVTVLLLIASTVLGLLMAIPLGLAQASGPVYLAWPARVFCTIIRGTPLLLQLWLLYYGLGSLFPGIPGIRQSFIWPYLREAWPYGLLALTLSYAGYEGEVMRGAFAGVPNGELEAAKAYGMGRFTMLRRIWLPRALHRALPTLAGETVVQLKSTPLVATITVVDLYSVVGDIRQSTYLTYEPLLFLAFLYLCLTGILVSIFRYYEKKIPTRGR from the coding sequence ATGAGCGACAACAGCCGGCTGGACGATCTCGCCGAACTCGAAACCCCGCCGCCCCTGCCCCGGCTTTCCGCGCTTCTGCGCCCGCATCGCCTGGTCATCATCGCCGTCGCTGTCGCGCTGCTGGTGCTGATGGCGGTGAAGATGCGCTGGGACTGGCTGCCCGAATATGCCGGCATGCTGGTGACCGGCCTCTGGGTGACGGTGCTGCTGCTGATCGCCTCCACCGTGCTCGGCCTGCTGATGGCCATCCCACTCGGCCTCGCACAGGCCAGCGGACCGGTGTATCTCGCATGGCCGGCGCGGGTGTTCTGCACCATCATTCGCGGCACGCCGCTGCTCTTGCAGCTCTGGCTGCTCTATTACGGCCTCGGCTCGCTGTTTCCCGGCATTCCAGGCATCCGCCAGTCCTTCATCTGGCCCTATCTGCGCGAAGCCTGGCCCTACGGCCTGCTGGCCCTGACGCTCTCTTATGCCGGCTATGAAGGTGAAGTGATGCGCGGCGCCTTCGCGGGCGTGCCGAATGGCGAGCTGGAAGCGGCGAAGGCCTATGGCATGGGCCGGTTCACCATGCTGCGCCGCATCTGGCTGCCGCGCGCGCTGCACCGGGCGCTGCCGACCCTTGCCGGCGAAACCGTGGTGCAGCTGAAGTCCACGCCACTCGTCGCCACCATCACCGTCGTCGATCTCTATTCGGTCGTCGGCGATATCCGCCAGTCGACCTACCTCACCTACGAGCCCCTGCTCTTCCTCGCATTCCTCTATCTCTGCCTCACCGGCATCCTCGTCAGCATCTTCCGCTATTACGAGAAGAAGATCCCGACGCGCGGACGCTAG
- a CDS encoding alpha/beta hydrolase family protein, with protein MKRILLSILLCAAMTLSARAAEDLPGYERMTVFPENRPGPVAATLWYPAGVRSYAGLVGDNAVFKGTSGLMGARIADGKFPLFLFSHGSGGNMDNSAWLMAALAEHGAMVLAVNHPGSTSGDSSPRASTFLGRRAGDLSSALDMLLSDPVLGPHVDRSAITAIGFSLGGATALNLGGVRFSGDAYADYCRSNPDNLDCIFISKGNLALDHLPEDFSADARDERISRVVAIDPGFTYAATADSIAASKQPVLVINLGEKNLTKAADVSEKGSNLVARLPDAERVVIAPAHHFTFLAECKPAGAALLAEEQDDPVCDDPEGADRAAVHARIIDTIAGFAGLGGVRD; from the coding sequence ATGAAACGCATTCTGCTTTCGATACTGCTTTGCGCAGCCATGACACTATCCGCCCGTGCCGCCGAGGATCTGCCCGGCTATGAACGGATGACGGTCTTTCCGGAAAACAGGCCAGGACCTGTTGCAGCGACCCTTTGGTATCCGGCCGGTGTCCGCAGCTATGCCGGGCTTGTCGGCGACAACGCCGTCTTCAAGGGCACGTCCGGCCTGATGGGCGCACGGATTGCCGATGGCAAGTTCCCACTGTTTCTCTTCTCGCATGGCTCGGGCGGCAACATGGACAACAGCGCCTGGCTGATGGCTGCACTTGCCGAACACGGAGCAATGGTGCTCGCAGTCAATCATCCGGGCAGCACATCGGGCGATTCCTCGCCGCGCGCCTCTACTTTCCTGGGCAGGCGCGCCGGCGATCTTTCATCCGCGCTGGACATGCTTTTGAGCGATCCGGTGCTCGGCCCGCATGTCGACCGGTCGGCGATTACTGCCATCGGGTTTTCGCTGGGCGGGGCGACAGCGCTCAATCTCGGTGGTGTGCGTTTCAGTGGCGATGCCTATGCCGATTATTGCCGCTCAAATCCGGACAACCTCGATTGCATTTTCATTTCGAAAGGCAATCTCGCGCTCGACCATTTGCCGGAAGACTTTTCCGCAGATGCGCGCGATGAACGGATCAGCCGCGTTGTCGCCATCGATCCTGGCTTTACCTATGCGGCGACAGCAGACAGCATTGCTGCTTCCAAACAGCCGGTTCTGGTGATCAATCTCGGAGAGAAGAACCTGACGAAGGCCGCGGATGTCTCGGAAAAAGGCAGCAATCTCGTTGCACGCCTGCCGGATGCCGAGCGCGTCGTGATCGCCCCCGCGCATCACTTCACCTTTCTGGCCGAGTGCAAGCCAGCGGGTGCTGCCCTGTTGGCGGAAGAGCAGGATGATCCGGTTTGCGATGATCCGGAAGGTGCCGATCGTGCTGCCGTGCACGCCCGTATCATCGATACGATCGCCGGATTTGCCGGGCTCGGCGGCGTACGGGACTGA
- a CDS encoding helix-turn-helix domain-containing protein: MLVLPVPLVTALILGFMILRVMTVEKRPPVITVFLSACALQSLIVALLQYYGMRMLHPVQPVTATMIPILAWLTFQTSFLRPPKASRDGLHFLVPAFAVFCIVFAPLTIDVVIPAVFLAYGLLILHALHIRGDTLPLARLEAGRQPQWLWTGIAISLILSAASDSLIAMAFWSGRPEWGYAIISVFTSCALLAVGLLSVSPNAFGEVDEAGPPETATPTEPTDGDRQIVERLDRLLATEKLYLDPALTLSRLARRLQVPTKQLSAALNRTTGENVSRYINRYRIDNACSLLKAGDNVTTAMLSSGFNTKSNFNREFARVTGKSPTAWLQAQN, from the coding sequence ATGCTGGTTCTGCCCGTGCCCCTGGTGACCGCGCTGATTCTCGGCTTCATGATCCTCAGGGTCATGACTGTCGAGAAACGGCCGCCCGTGATCACCGTGTTTCTGAGCGCCTGCGCGCTGCAGAGCCTGATCGTGGCGCTCCTGCAATATTACGGCATGCGCATGCTGCATCCCGTCCAGCCGGTGACCGCGACGATGATCCCGATCCTGGCCTGGCTGACCTTCCAGACATCCTTCCTGCGACCACCGAAAGCCTCCCGCGACGGACTTCATTTTCTGGTGCCGGCATTTGCGGTGTTCTGCATCGTGTTTGCGCCGCTCACCATCGATGTCGTGATCCCGGCCGTTTTTCTGGCCTACGGTCTCCTCATTCTTCATGCGCTCCACATCAGAGGCGATACCTTGCCGCTGGCACGGCTTGAAGCGGGCCGCCAGCCGCAATGGCTTTGGACCGGCATCGCCATCAGCCTCATTCTATCAGCGGCGAGCGACAGCCTCATCGCGATGGCCTTCTGGTCCGGCCGGCCGGAGTGGGGCTATGCGATCATCAGCGTCTTCACATCCTGCGCGCTTCTGGCCGTCGGCCTTCTGAGCGTATCGCCCAACGCCTTTGGCGAAGTGGATGAAGCCGGGCCGCCGGAGACCGCCACGCCCACGGAGCCGACGGACGGCGACAGACAGATCGTGGAGCGCCTGGACCGGCTGCTCGCGACCGAAAAACTCTATCTCGACCCGGCACTGACACTGTCGCGCCTCGCCCGGCGCCTGCAGGTGCCGACAAAGCAGCTTTCGGCCGCGCTGAACCGCACCACCGGTGAGAACGTCTCCCGCTATATCAACCGCTATCGCATCGACAACGCCTGCAGCCTGTTGAAAGCCGGAGACAATGTCACCACCGCCATGCTTTCAAGCGGCTTCAACACCAAGTCGAATTTCAATCGTGAATTTGCCCGCGTCACCGGCAAGAGCCCGACTGCATGGCTGCAGGCGCAGAACTGA
- a CDS encoding methylated-DNA--[protein]-cysteine S-methyltransferase, with protein MTGLFYTYVESPVGALLVAGDGNRLHFISFPTGHKAFGPKPDWRRYDAPFAEARRQLDAYFAGALKTFDLAYHLSGSGFQNRVWEYLATIPYGETTSYGAIARALGDANASRAVGTANGNNPLPILLPCHRVIGANGALTGFGGGLPTKKFLLKLENALPEPAQPDLFASRF; from the coding sequence ATGACGGGGCTGTTCTACACTTATGTTGAAAGCCCGGTGGGCGCCTTGCTGGTCGCTGGCGATGGCAACCGGCTGCACTTCATTTCCTTCCCCACCGGCCACAAGGCCTTCGGGCCGAAGCCGGACTGGCGGCGCTACGACGCGCCGTTTGCGGAAGCGCGGCGTCAGCTAGATGCCTATTTCGCTGGCGCGTTGAAGACATTCGATCTTGCCTATCATCTCTCGGGAAGCGGTTTCCAGAACCGCGTCTGGGAATATCTGGCGACAATCCCCTATGGCGAGACGACGAGTTATGGCGCGATCGCCAGGGCGCTGGGAGACGCCAATGCCAGCCGCGCCGTGGGTACCGCCAATGGCAACAATCCGCTGCCGATCCTGCTGCCCTGCCACCGGGTGATCGGGGCCAATGGCGCACTCACCGGCTTTGGCGGTGGGTTGCCGACCAAGAAATTCCTGCTGAAACTCGAAAACGCGCTCCCGGAGCCCGCCCAGCCGGATCTGTTCGCCAGCCGTTTCTGA
- a CDS encoding bifunctional transcriptional activator/DNA repair enzyme AdaA: protein MLDFDTCEKARQARDPAYDGRFFTAVRTTMIYCRPVCPVKQPLTKNVSYYPTAAACERAGYRPCLRCRPETAPFSPAWNGTRTTVERALKLIAEGALDNGSVDELAARLGVGARHLSRLFAVHVGASPLQTAQTLRIGRAKRLLDETALPVTEVALRCGFGSIRRFNAAFSRLYGRPPSAIRRPAR, encoded by the coding sequence ATGTTAGATTTCGACACATGCGAGAAGGCGCGGCAGGCGCGTGATCCAGCGTATGACGGCAGGTTCTTTACTGCGGTCAGGACGACGATGATCTATTGCCGCCCGGTCTGTCCGGTTAAGCAGCCGCTGACGAAGAATGTCAGCTATTACCCGACGGCGGCCGCCTGCGAGCGGGCAGGCTACCGGCCTTGCCTGCGCTGCCGTCCGGAAACCGCGCCGTTTTCGCCGGCCTGGAACGGCACCCGCACCACGGTGGAGCGGGCGCTGAAGCTGATTGCCGAGGGGGCGCTGGACAACGGCTCGGTGGACGAACTTGCCGCACGTCTCGGCGTCGGCGCGCGGCACCTGTCGCGGCTCTTTGCCGTCCATGTCGGCGCCTCGCCGCTGCAGACGGCGCAAACGCTGCGGATCGGCCGGGCGAAGCGGCTTCTCGACGAGACGGCGCTTCCTGTCACCGAAGTGGCGCTACGCTGCGGTTTCGGCAGCATCCGGCGATTCAATGCCGCCTTTTCGAGGCTTTACGGTCGTCCGCCGTCCGCAATCCGCAGGCCGGCGCGATGA
- a CDS encoding AraC family transcriptional regulator: protein MADPLSDVIRLLRPGAVFSKGISGAGRWAVRYAAFGQPGFCAVLEGCCRLAVDGEEPVVLEEGDFVLLSATPAFTMSGMEAAHPVFIDPHANPSPDLPVRYGRQDGPVDLRQFGGWFSFASPDAGLLVSLLPRMIHIRGVSRLAQLVRLVGEEAAQENAGRDLILERYVEILLIEALRAVPAERTLPGLLRGLADPRIAAALRAMHGAVDQAWTVPDLARVAGMSRSAFFDRFARTLGTRPMEYLAAWRMSLAKDLLRGGGHSLDEVAEKVGYSSASTFSTAFSRHVGGPPGRFRTSS from the coding sequence ATGGCGGATCCGCTTTCCGATGTTATCCGGCTTCTTCGGCCCGGCGCGGTGTTTTCGAAAGGCATCAGTGGCGCCGGCCGCTGGGCCGTGCGCTATGCGGCCTTCGGTCAGCCGGGGTTTTGCGCGGTGCTTGAGGGCTGCTGCAGGCTTGCCGTCGACGGCGAAGAGCCGGTGGTGCTGGAAGAAGGGGATTTCGTGCTGCTGTCGGCGACGCCCGCCTTCACCATGTCCGGCATGGAAGCGGCGCATCCGGTCTTCATCGATCCGCACGCCAATCCGTCGCCCGACCTGCCGGTCCGATATGGACGGCAGGACGGGCCGGTCGATCTGCGGCAGTTCGGCGGCTGGTTCAGCTTTGCCTCGCCCGATGCCGGGCTTCTCGTGTCGCTTCTGCCGCGCATGATCCACATTCGCGGCGTTTCGAGGCTAGCGCAGCTCGTCCGCCTCGTGGGGGAGGAGGCGGCACAGGAAAATGCCGGCCGAGACCTCATTCTCGAACGCTATGTCGAAATCCTGCTGATCGAGGCGCTCCGGGCCGTGCCCGCCGAAAGGACACTGCCTGGCCTGCTGCGCGGCCTTGCCGATCCGCGGATTGCGGCAGCACTTCGGGCCATGCATGGCGCGGTGGATCAGGCCTGGACCGTGCCAGACCTTGCCCGTGTCGCCGGCATGTCGCGTTCGGCCTTCTTCGACCGTTTTGCCCGCACGCTCGGCACCCGGCCGATGGAATATCTCGCTGCCTGGCGCATGAGCCTCGCCAAGGATCTGCTCAGGGGCGGCGGCCACTCGCTGGATGAGGTTGCGGAGAAAGTCGGCTACAGCTCCGCAAGCACCTTCAGCACCGCCTTCAGCCGTCATGTCGGCGGCCCGCCCGGTCGTTTTCGGACCTCATCATGA
- a CDS encoding SDR family oxidoreductase translates to MKTILITGASSGYGLETARHFHAQGWNVIATMRRPRPELFPASERIRVLTLDVTDADSIAAAIEAAGPIDVLVNNAGIGVVGAFEATPMAHIRKVFETNTFGVMAMTQAVIPGMRARGTGMIVNVTSSVTLSPMPLAAAYTASKQAIEGFTGSLAHELGAFGISAKLVEPGYAPTTQFAANTDIPVMDLIPEAYMDFAAPIFAGYASPPLTTKESDVAETVWRAVHDRSGQLRFPAGADAVALMEQA, encoded by the coding sequence ATGAAAACCATTCTGATTACCGGCGCCTCATCCGGTTACGGGCTTGAGACCGCCCGCCACTTCCACGCCCAGGGCTGGAACGTCATCGCCACCATGCGCCGTCCGCGCCCGGAACTTTTTCCCGCATCGGAGCGCATCCGCGTGCTGACGCTCGATGTCACCGATGCTGACAGCATCGCTGCCGCCATCGAGGCGGCCGGCCCGATCGACGTCCTCGTCAACAATGCCGGCATCGGCGTTGTCGGCGCCTTCGAGGCAACGCCGATGGCCCATATCCGCAAGGTGTTCGAGACCAACACCTTCGGCGTGATGGCGATGACGCAGGCGGTTATCCCCGGCATGCGGGCGCGCGGAACCGGCATGATCGTCAACGTCACCTCCAGCGTGACGCTTTCGCCGATGCCGCTCGCCGCCGCCTATACCGCCAGCAAGCAGGCGATCGAGGGTTTTACCGGCTCGCTCGCCCATGAACTCGGCGCCTTCGGGATCAGCGCGAAACTGGTGGAGCCCGGCTATGCGCCCACCACGCAATTCGCCGCCAATACCGATATCCCAGTCATGGATCTGATTCCCGAAGCCTATATGGACTTCGCCGCCCCCATTTTCGCCGGCTATGCCAGCCCGCCGCTGACAACGAAGGAGAGCGATGTCGCAGAAACAGTCTGGCGGGCGGTGCATGATAGATCGGGACAATTGCGCTTCCCGGCAGGCGCGGATGCCGTGGCATTGATGGAACAGGCATGA
- a CDS encoding ImuA family protein gives MQDEFSTIFPLTRGRVHDASGPGAAFFAAALAGMTRGTVLWIKPAWFFEEINPVALSAFFDPRDIILARTADQTETLAAAEEGLRSGAVGLVVMEVDKPIELTPGRRLQLAAESGRSIGLSLHPEGAGNQAATTRWFCKPLFSASDSTLQAWSIIKNKTGTNNSWAVRWDETARRIRMVSKTAERAASQGPPG, from the coding sequence ATGCAGGATGAGTTTTCGACCATATTTCCACTTACACGCGGCCGGGTGCATGATGCCTCCGGCCCCGGCGCGGCGTTTTTTGCAGCAGCGCTTGCCGGCATGACGCGCGGCACGGTGCTGTGGATCAAGCCGGCGTGGTTTTTCGAGGAGATAAACCCGGTGGCGCTTTCGGCGTTTTTCGATCCGCGCGACATCATCCTCGCGCGCACCGCCGACCAGACGGAGACGCTCGCCGCCGCCGAAGAGGGCCTGCGCTCCGGTGCGGTTGGCCTCGTCGTCATGGAGGTGGACAAACCGATCGAGCTCACCCCAGGCCGCCGCCTGCAGCTTGCCGCCGAAAGCGGCCGCAGCATTGGCCTTTCGCTTCATCCAGAAGGCGCCGGCAACCAGGCGGCCACCACGCGCTGGTTCTGCAAACCGCTGTTTTCGGCTTCCGACTCGACTCTGCAGGCGTGGTCGATTATAAAGAACAAAACAGGAACAAATAACAGTTGGGCAGTGCGTTGGGATGAAACGGCGCGTCGTATCCGTATGGTTTCAAAGACTGCCGAGCGAGCGGCTTCTCAGGGCCCGCCCGGTTGA